The following are encoded together in the Pleurocapsa sp. FMAR1 genome:
- a CDS encoding tetratricopeptide repeat protein: MGDLLKQRNKLDEAIKCYQKTLAIKPDFKSVYRSLGDILMAQGKEIEAKQCYQRA, encoded by the coding sequence TTGGGCGATTTACTAAAGCAAAGAAATAAGCTAGATGAGGCGATTAAATGTTACCAAAAAACATTAGCAATCAAGCCAGATTTTAAGAGCGTCTATCGTTCTCTCGGAGATATTCTGATGGCTCAAGGTAAAGAAATCGAAGCAAAACAATGTTATCAAAGAGCATGA
- a CDS encoding endonuclease yields MTLSPTAIALILVLTTGYVAAVGIGTWAYFANEKNY; encoded by the coding sequence ATGACTTTATCTCCAACAGCGATCGCCTTGATCCTAGTTTTAACAACTGGCTACGTAGCGGCAGTTGGTATAGGCACTTGGGCTTATTTTGCCAATGAAAAAAACTATTAA
- the carB gene encoding carbamoyl-phosphate synthase large subunit: protein MPRRSDIHKILLLGSGPIVIGQACEFDYSGTQACKALREEGYEVVLVNSNPASIMTDPEMANRTYIEPLTPDMVEKVIAKEKPDALLPTMGGQTALNIAVSLAKSGVLDKYNVELIGAKLPAIEKAEDRLLFKKAMEKIGVPMCPSGIANNLAEAKAIALEIGSYPLIIRPAFTSGGTGGGIAYNQEEYEQICASGLDASPMSQILVDKSLLGWKEYELEVMRDLADNVVIICSIENIDPMGIHTGDSITVAPAQTLTDKEYQRLRDYSLAIIREIGVETGGSNIQFATNPLNGEVIVIEMNPRVSRSSALASKATGFPIAKFAAKLAVGYTLDEISNDITQKTPASFEPTIDYVVTKIPRFAFEKFPGTEPILTTQMKSVGEVMAIGRTFNESFQKALRSLETGRYGFGCDRQETLPSIPQVRSSLRTPNPERIFSIYHGFKLGMTIKEIHQLTAIDMWFLDKMQELMLTEKFLKGTSLKKIDSEQMRFVKQQGYSDRQIAFATKTTEDEVREYRKKLGIIPVYKLVDTCAAEFEAYTPYYYSTYEAGESEVTPSDKSKVMILGGGPNRIGQGIEFDYCCCHAAYSLSEAGYETIMVNSNPETVSTDYDTSDRLYFEPLTKEDVLNIIEAENPTGIIVQFGGQTPLKLAIPLQNYLEDAENQASNTKIWGTSPDSIDAAEDRERFEQILRELDIKQPPNGIARSYEESLRIANRISYPVVVRPSYVLGGRAMEIVYSDADLKHYMTYAVQVEPDHPILIDKFLENAIEVDVDALCDHGGKVVIGGIMEHIEQAGIHSGDSACSIPYNSLPESAVATIRDWTTKLANALKVVGLMNIQYAVQGEQVFIIEANPRASRTVPFVSKATGVPLAKVASLVMSGKSLESLGVTKEIIPKHIAVKEAVLPFNKFSNTDTLLGPEMRSTGEVMGIDKDFGKAFAKAEIGAGVDLALTGTVFVSMNERDKKAIIPVVKDLIDLGFKILATGGTQKSLQANGIENVELVLKLHEGRPHVVDSIKNNQIQLIINTPTGEESQTDAQLIRRMALDYKLPIITTIAGAKATVAAIQSLKSEPLEVKALQEYLQ from the coding sequence ATGCCCCGTCGCAGCGATATCCACAAAATTTTACTTCTTGGTTCAGGTCCCATTGTTATCGGACAAGCCTGTGAATTTGACTATTCTGGAACCCAAGCTTGTAAAGCCTTAAGAGAAGAAGGCTATGAAGTAGTTTTGGTTAACTCCAATCCTGCTTCGATTATGACCGATCCTGAAATGGCAAACCGTACCTATATTGAACCATTGACTCCTGATATGGTTGAAAAGGTAATTGCCAAAGAAAAACCAGATGCTTTGTTGCCCACAATGGGAGGACAAACAGCCTTGAACATAGCAGTATCTCTGGCAAAGAGTGGAGTATTAGATAAATATAATGTCGAACTTATTGGGGCAAAACTACCTGCCATTGAGAAAGCCGAAGATCGTTTGCTGTTTAAAAAGGCGATGGAAAAAATTGGGGTGCCAATGTGTCCTTCAGGCATTGCCAATAATTTAGCAGAAGCTAAAGCGATCGCTTTAGAAATCGGCAGCTATCCTTTGATTATTCGCCCTGCCTTTACTTCGGGCGGAACAGGAGGCGGTATAGCCTACAACCAAGAGGAATACGAGCAAATTTGCGCTTCAGGTCTTGATGCTTCGCCGATGAGTCAAATTCTAGTAGATAAATCTCTTTTAGGCTGGAAAGAATACGAACTAGAAGTAATGCGGGATTTGGCAGATAACGTGGTGATTATCTGTTCCATTGAAAATATTGACCCGATGGGGATACATACAGGCGACTCAATTACCGTTGCCCCTGCCCAAACCCTAACTGATAAAGAATATCAGCGTTTGCGGGATTACTCCCTGGCAATTATTCGCGAAATTGGCGTAGAAACAGGAGGATCTAATATTCAGTTTGCCACTAATCCCCTTAATGGAGAAGTGATTGTAATTGAAATGAATCCCCGCGTCTCCCGTTCTTCGGCATTAGCTTCTAAGGCAACGGGTTTTCCGATCGCCAAATTTGCTGCCAAACTAGCGGTAGGCTACACCCTAGACGAAATTTCTAACGATATTACTCAAAAAACACCCGCATCATTTGAACCGACTATTGATTATGTAGTTACTAAAATTCCTCGCTTTGCCTTTGAAAAATTTCCTGGTACAGAACCAATTTTGACCACGCAAATGAAGTCTGTAGGAGAAGTAATGGCAATTGGCAGAACCTTTAATGAGTCCTTCCAAAAAGCCTTAAGATCCTTAGAAACTGGTCGCTATGGCTTTGGTTGCGATCGCCAAGAAACCCTCCCATCTATTCCCCAAGTACGCTCAAGTTTACGTACGCCTAACCCAGAGAGAATTTTTAGCATTTATCATGGCTTCAAGCTGGGGATGACGATCAAAGAAATCCATCAGCTTACTGCCATTGATATGTGGTTCTTAGATAAGATGCAGGAACTTATGCTAACTGAAAAGTTTCTCAAAGGTACTTCCCTCAAAAAAATAGATTCAGAACAGATGCGCTTTGTTAAGCAGCAGGGATATAGCGATCGCCAAATTGCCTTTGCTACTAAAACTACTGAAGACGAAGTGCGCGAATATAGGAAAAAACTTGGTATTATCCCCGTGTATAAGCTGGTGGACACCTGTGCAGCAGAATTTGAAGCTTATACGCCTTATTACTACTCTACCTACGAAGCGGGTGAGTCAGAAGTTACTCCTTCAGATAAATCCAAAGTAATGATCCTCGGTGGTGGTCCTAACCGTATTGGACAGGGAATTGAATTTGACTACTGCTGTTGTCATGCAGCCTATTCCCTCTCAGAAGCAGGATACGAAACCATTATGGTCAACTCCAACCCTGAAACGGTTTCTACTGACTACGATACCAGCGATCGCCTTTATTTTGAACCGTTAACCAAAGAAGACGTACTAAATATTATCGAAGCCGAAAATCCTACTGGAATTATTGTGCAGTTTGGTGGACAGACTCCCCTGAAGTTGGCTATTCCCTTACAAAATTATTTAGAAGACGCAGAAAATCAAGCTTCTAACACCAAGATTTGGGGTACATCTCCTGATTCTATTGATGCAGCCGAAGATCGGGAACGATTTGAGCAAATATTACGAGAATTAGATATAAAGCAGCCTCCTAATGGGATTGCTCGTAGTTACGAAGAATCGCTGAGAATTGCTAATCGCATTTCCTATCCTGTAGTAGTGCGTCCTTCCTATGTATTGGGAGGACGGGCGATGGAAATTGTCTATTCCGATGCCGATCTCAAGCACTATATGACCTATGCAGTACAGGTAGAACCCGATCATCCAATTTTAATTGATAAATTTTTAGAAAATGCGATCGAGGTTGATGTCGATGCTTTGTGCGACCACGGTGGCAAAGTGGTAATCGGTGGCATTATGGAACACATCGAACAGGCTGGTATTCACTCAGGAGATTCCGCTTGTTCTATTCCCTATAACTCCTTACCTGAGTCGGCTGTGGCTACAATTCGCGACTGGACAACAAAACTAGCTAACGCTTTAAAAGTAGTTGGGCTAATGAACATTCAGTATGCGGTTCAGGGAGAACAGGTATTTATCATTGAGGCTAATCCCCGCGCTTCCCGCACTGTCCCCTTCGTATCTAAAGCCACGGGTGTTCCCTTAGCTAAAGTTGCATCCCTAGTTATGTCTGGCAAAAGTTTAGAGTCTTTGGGTGTCACCAAAGAAATTATTCCCAAACATATTGCCGTCAAAGAAGCTGTCTTGCCCTTTAATAAATTCTCGAATACGGATACTCTCTTAGGACCAGAAATGCGTTCAACGGGAGAAGTCATGGGCATCGATAAAGACTTTGGTAAAGCCTTTGCTAAAGCTGAAATTGGTGCAGGGGTTGATTTGGCTCTAACTGGTACGGTGTTTGTTTCCATGAATGAAAGAGACAAAAAAGCGATCATTCCTGTAGTCAAAGACCTGATCGATTTAGGCTTTAAGATACTTGCCACTGGAGGAACACAAAAGTCACTGCAAGCCAATGGCATTGAGAATGTAGAACTAGTTTTAAAACTCCATGAAGGTCGCCCTCATGTCGTAGATTCGATTAAAAATAATCAAATTCAATTGATTATCAATACTCCCACAGGAGAAGAATCTCAAACAGATGCTCAATTAATTAGAAGGATGGCACTAGATTACAAACTACCGATTATTACAACCATTGCAGGGGCAAAAGCTACTGTAGCTGCCATTCAGTCCCTAAAGTCTGAACCACTAGAGGTCAAAGCACTACAAGAATATTTGCAATAG
- a CDS encoding ATP-dependent helicase, with protein sequence MLSSQQQSVDNSSILNQAERSQWLEQQLQLLRSSLRTGQQGLGNWQGGEMAVSAVPGAGKSHSLSVAAAIAIAQNQLHSRRQLIVVTYTRSAAANIKSKIRDRLKDLKLPPGGFVVHTLHGLALNIANSRKELSGLNLDNVTIVVPNTGHRIIRGAVERWIANHPVEYQRLLEGVQFDGEETERLRRQSVLRTEVLPSLTHTVVREAKSSGLLPEQLLELSQDATDEYGILNIAAGLYQEYQQLMRSQDLIDYDDLILAALKVLEYPPMQMLWQNQVYGVFEDEAQDSSPLQSKLISILAGNAGEPNSSPNLVRVGDPNQAINSTFTPADPIYFNWFCETCKQQNSLTTMNQAGRSSKIIIDSANFVVHWVNQLWSDNKPEENQPLLPFRLQNIVEVEPNDPQPDANPQPEGSGVVIIHPDDVYQTAELIGKQAIALFKDYPDRNAAILVRENRQARFLAEELAYLQREHQINIYEVAESERYSQIPGEILKLLQFIDRPHSSDNLKAALEVLEQRSLIPTQDLNALATSPEQFLYPTPLHPEQKPQVITARRYCCNLLRARMELPHYQLIPFLGMTLTYTGSELATVQKLSEKVSRQITGRSSLKAAIETLEEIVNSENFEAVEEDDGDRYTRPGQITIITMHKAKGLDWDYVFIPFLHQDTIPGQPWIPNAGKFLGSFTLSEVARAQIRSLVHHQYIAPDKPQTIPLPSKAWQEAVRLKQAEEYRLLYVAMTRAKRLLWMSAADLGPFRWSVFSVDKPNLQLKKPCPVLPALVRYLRNNTKLRS encoded by the coding sequence ATGCTATCTTCCCAGCAGCAGAGCGTTGATAACTCCTCAATTCTTAATCAAGCAGAGCGATCGCAATGGTTAGAACAGCAACTTCAGCTATTGCGGAGTAGTTTGCGAACAGGACAGCAGGGTTTAGGGAACTGGCAAGGGGGAGAAATGGCAGTGTCGGCTGTACCAGGGGCAGGTAAGTCTCATAGTTTGTCGGTGGCAGCAGCAATAGCTATAGCCCAAAACCAGCTACACAGCCGAAGACAGCTAATAGTTGTTACCTACACACGTTCGGCAGCAGCCAATATTAAAAGTAAAATACGCGATCGCTTAAAAGATTTAAAGCTGCCTCCTGGAGGCTTCGTGGTGCATACTCTCCACGGTTTAGCTCTCAATATTGCTAACTCTAGAAAAGAACTATCAGGACTAAATCTAGACAACGTAACTATTGTCGTCCCTAATACGGGACATCGGATTATTCGCGGGGCGGTGGAAAGATGGATCGCCAATCATCCCGTTGAATATCAAAGACTGTTGGAAGGGGTGCAGTTTGATGGGGAGGAAACAGAAAGATTGCGTCGTCAGTCGGTATTGCGGACTGAGGTATTGCCCAGCCTGACTCATACGGTTGTAAGGGAAGCTAAGAGTTCGGGTTTGTTGCCAGAACAGTTATTAGAATTGAGTCAAGATGCTACTGACGAGTATGGCATTTTAAATATTGCAGCAGGACTATATCAAGAATATCAGCAGCTAATGCGATCGCAAGATCTAATTGACTATGACGATCTGATCTTGGCAGCGTTAAAGGTGCTGGAATATCCGCCCATGCAGATGCTTTGGCAAAATCAGGTTTATGGCGTATTTGAAGACGAGGCGCAAGATTCTAGTCCCCTTCAGTCAAAGCTAATTTCTATCTTGGCGGGTAACGCTGGTGAACCTAATTCTTCTCCTAATTTGGTGCGGGTTGGAGATCCAAATCAAGCTATCAACTCCACCTTCACTCCTGCCGATCCTATTTACTTCAACTGGTTTTGTGAAACCTGTAAGCAGCAAAACAGCCTGACAACTATGAATCAGGCGGGGCGCAGCAGCAAGATAATTATTGATAGCGCAAATTTTGTGGTGCATTGGGTAAATCAACTGTGGTCAGATAATAAACCAGAAGAGAATCAGCCATTATTACCTTTTCGTCTGCAAAATATTGTTGAAGTTGAGCCTAACGATCCGCAACCAGATGCTAATCCTCAGCCAGAAGGTAGTGGCGTAGTTATTATTCACCCTGATGATGTTTACCAGACGGCAGAATTGATTGGTAAACAGGCGATCGCTTTATTTAAAGATTATCCCGATCGCAATGCTGCAATTTTGGTGCGCGAAAATCGTCAGGCGCGTTTCTTGGCTGAGGAATTAGCTTATCTACAAAGAGAACATCAAATAAATATTTACGAAGTAGCAGAAAGTGAAAGATATTCGCAAATACCAGGGGAAATTCTCAAGCTACTTCAGTTTATCGATCGCCCTCACTCTTCAGACAATCTTAAGGCTGCTTTAGAAGTACTTGAGCAAAGGAGTCTTATTCCGACTCAAGATCTTAATGCCCTTGCCACTTCTCCCGAACAGTTTCTTTATCCTACCCCTTTGCATCCAGAACAAAAACCCCAGGTAATCACAGCCCGTCGCTACTGTTGTAACTTGCTGCGCGCCCGCATGGAGTTGCCCCACTACCAATTAATTCCCTTTTTGGGCATGACGCTTACCTACACTGGTTCAGAATTAGCCACGGTGCAAAAGCTTTCAGAAAAGGTTAGTCGGCAAATTACGGGGCGTAGTTCCCTCAAAGCAGCCATTGAGACTTTAGAAGAGATCGTCAACTCAGAAAATTTTGAGGCAGTCGAAGAAGACGATGGCGATCGCTATACTCGCCCAGGACAAATTACCATCATCACCATGCACAAGGCAAAGGGGCTAGATTGGGACTATGTATTTATCCCTTTTCTCCACCAAGATACTATACCTGGACAACCTTGGATACCCAACGCAGGTAAATTCTTAGGCAGCTTTACCCTTTCTGAAGTTGCTCGCGCGCAAATTCGCTCTTTGGTACATCACCAATATATAGCCCCAGATAAGCCGCAAACTATTCCCTTGCCAAGCAAGGCTTGGCAAGAAGCCGTCAGGCTAAAACAAGCAGAAGAATATCGACTGTTATATGTGGCAATGACTAGAGCAAAACGTCTTTTATGGATGTCCGCAGCCGACTTAGGCCCGTTTCGCTGGAGTGTTTTTAGCGTAGACAAACCAAATTTACAGCTAAAGAAACCCTGCCCTGTTTTACCCGCGTTAGTCCGTTACTTACGAAATAATACTAAGTTGCGCTCATAG
- a CDS encoding YifB family Mg chelatase-like AAA ATPase: protein MLARVWSAAIAGIDAIKVGVEVDVSGGLPKIIVVGLPDIAVQESRERVKAALKNADFAFPVRKIVINLTPADLRKEGPCFDLPISVGILAASEQVDPQLLGDHLFYGEVSLDGTLRAVSGVLPVAAAASKMGIAGLIVPLGNAQEAAVVQDIDVYGFENLGQVANFLNQPDKYQPVVPAEQPPDQQTWSHIPNLKDVKGQVQARRALEIAAAGGHNLIFVGPPGSGKTMLAKRLPGILPSLSFPEALEVSQIHSVAGLLKDRGRLITVRPFRSPHHSASGPSLVGGGSYPRPGEISLAHKGILFLDELTEFKRNVLEYLRQPLEDGQVTISRTRQSVVFPAQFTLIASTNPCPCGYFGDSIQNCTCSPRHRENYWAKLSGPLMDRIDLQVAVNRLQPKEMTRQSTGEDSELVRIRVIAARKLAEQRFQGEKGISCNAEMRSLHLRDFCNLDDASRNLLEAAIRKLGLSARAMDRVLKVSRTIADLAGDRNLQSNHLAEAIQYRTIDRMQ, encoded by the coding sequence ATGTTGGCAAGGGTTTGGAGTGCAGCGATCGCTGGTATTGATGCGATTAAAGTAGGGGTAGAGGTTGATGTTTCGGGAGGACTGCCCAAGATCATCGTTGTCGGACTACCCGACATTGCGGTACAAGAATCGCGCGAGCGAGTCAAAGCTGCTCTAAAAAATGCTGATTTTGCCTTTCCTGTGCGTAAAATTGTAATTAATCTCACCCCCGCAGACCTACGTAAAGAAGGACCTTGTTTTGATTTGCCTATTAGTGTTGGCATTTTAGCAGCATCAGAACAGGTAGATCCGCAATTATTAGGGGATCATTTATTCTATGGCGAGGTTTCGCTCGACGGCACTTTAAGAGCAGTTTCAGGCGTTTTACCTGTTGCAGCAGCAGCCTCTAAAATGGGAATTGCGGGATTGATTGTGCCTCTAGGTAATGCCCAAGAAGCAGCCGTGGTTCAGGATATTGATGTATACGGATTTGAAAATTTAGGTCAGGTAGCTAACTTTCTTAATCAGCCAGACAAGTATCAGCCTGTAGTGCCAGCCGAACAACCACCTGACCAACAAACTTGGTCGCACATACCTAATTTAAAAGATGTCAAGGGACAGGTTCAGGCTAGACGAGCTTTGGAGATTGCTGCAGCAGGCGGACATAACCTGATTTTTGTTGGTCCCCCTGGGAGTGGTAAAACTATGTTGGCAAAGCGTCTGCCTGGAATTTTACCCAGCCTTTCTTTTCCTGAAGCTTTGGAAGTTTCGCAAATTCATTCTGTTGCAGGTTTACTTAAAGATCGAGGTCGATTGATTACGGTCAGACCATTTCGTAGCCCCCACCATTCCGCATCAGGGCCATCTTTAGTAGGTGGCGGTAGCTATCCTCGCCCTGGAGAAATATCTTTGGCACACAAGGGTATACTTTTTTTGGACGAACTTACGGAATTCAAACGTAATGTTTTAGAGTATTTACGTCAACCCCTTGAAGATGGTCAGGTAACAATTTCACGTACTCGTCAATCGGTGGTGTTTCCTGCTCAGTTTACATTAATTGCCAGCACCAATCCCTGTCCCTGTGGATACTTTGGCGATTCGATCCAAAATTGTACCTGTTCTCCTCGCCACAGGGAGAACTATTGGGCTAAATTGTCGGGACCTCTGATGGATCGGATTGATTTGCAGGTGGCGGTAAATCGTCTCCAGCCAAAAGAAATGACCAGACAAAGTACGGGCGAAGATTCTGAACTAGTAAGAATCAGGGTGATTGCTGCTCGTAAACTGGCAGAACAGCGTTTTCAGGGTGAAAAAGGAATTAGCTGTAATGCTGAAATGCGATCGCTTCATCTACGAGATTTTTGTAACTTAGATGATGCTAGCCGTAATTTATTAGAGGCAGCTATTCGCAAGCTGGGTTTATCTGCCAGGGCGATGGATCGGGTTTTAAAAGTATCTCGTACTATTGCCGATTTAGCAGGCGATCGCAATTTGCAGAGTAATCATTTAGCAGAAGCAATTCAATATCGCACCATTGATAGAATGCAGTGA
- a CDS encoding EAL domain-containing protein, giving the protein MDSLDQLHHILVIEDPSLKREINLDAATYSIGRHSSNDIVLSCQKTSRNHATLLRRTDLKTNKCSYWVLDGDLQGNRSRNGIYVNGKKSLVHELKSADTIQFSAEAQVTYRTSANSAKNTSSQQQIKPSLPPANDIVNKDTIVNPPQVSQQEVSTLKPLAASVQTSLAELSPQPIIEIDLYGNIIYINSAGIINFKDIHHQKLDHPLLANLIAKYHQGNDNIITREVNIGNKTFQQTAYYLPEKKAIRNYIVDVTAQKTLETKLQQKITLYNQITEQIAEGIIIAESATKQIVESNLACSNLLGYSDVEMLQMNVYELSNESDKFATVLKRVIAEKQDYTGDCLFKKQNGNIVNALVNISLISSEADEKICLIIKNQAESRILPDSFVSVNISEREIFNQQVITAIANAKRSQKLLAVMFCQLNSLTDIQAIIDTEKVNQLLYTLQERLKTCLRAGDTVIQWQENKFALLLPQIVNVEEVVKINQRIKELIGQSFKIGETRVNADSTIGIAIYPQDGDEGEILLASANTALERARQNKKSYQFYDEAMNSQALVALEMEALLKQGLDRQEFRLYYQPQINVDTGKLEAIEALLRWQHPELGLVTPTNFIKSAEKSKLIIPIGEWAIRQACSQNKAWQSQGLPSAKITVSLSSVQFQQPDLTQKIAEILAETALEPQLLELEISAISLMENVDHSNYILNQLHSLGVHIAVDSFTAGFSTLEYLKQFPLNTLKIDRFLVQQLTDNPQDLAIIAALIELGEGFNLRVVAEGVETQEQVDLLCQLNCQQMQGYWFGRPLAADEASKLLQICNHPENLEITESSEQEISEDTDSIIDHN; this is encoded by the coding sequence ATGGATAGTTTAGATCAGTTACACCATATATTAGTAATTGAAGATCCTTCTCTTAAAAGAGAAATTAATCTTGATGCTGCAACTTATTCTATTGGTAGGCACTCTAGTAATGATATTGTTCTTTCTTGCCAAAAGACTTCTCGCAATCATGCCACTCTTTTACGCAGAACCGATCTAAAAACTAACAAATGTTCTTATTGGGTACTAGACGGAGATTTACAGGGCAATAGAAGTCGTAATGGAATTTATGTTAATGGCAAAAAAAGCTTAGTTCACGAATTAAAATCGGCAGACACGATTCAGTTTAGCGCAGAAGCTCAGGTTACATATCGAACATCTGCTAACTCAGCCAAAAATACTTCTTCTCAACAGCAAATCAAGCCTAGTTTGCCACCAGCAAACGATATAGTCAATAAAGATACGATTGTTAATCCCCCACAAGTTTCTCAGCAAGAGGTAAGTACACTCAAGCCTTTAGCTGCTTCTGTGCAAACTTCTTTAGCTGAACTTAGTCCTCAACCAATTATAGAAATAGATTTATACGGCAATATCATCTACATTAATTCGGCTGGCATTATTAATTTTAAAGACATACATCATCAAAAACTAGATCATCCTTTATTAGCAAATTTAATTGCTAAATACCATCAAGGTAACGATAATATAATTACTCGTGAGGTCAATATAGGCAATAAAACTTTTCAGCAAACTGCTTATTATTTACCAGAAAAAAAAGCAATTAGGAATTATATAGTAGATGTTACTGCTCAAAAAACCCTAGAGACGAAACTACAGCAAAAAATAACTCTTTATAACCAAATAACTGAGCAAATTGCTGAAGGAATTATCATAGCTGAATCGGCAACCAAACAAATAGTAGAATCTAACCTAGCCTGTAGTAATCTGCTGGGATATTCTGATGTGGAAATGCTACAGATGAACGTTTATGAGCTAAGTAACGAATCAGATAAGTTTGCCACAGTTCTCAAAAGAGTAATTGCCGAAAAGCAAGACTATACTGGAGACTGCCTATTTAAAAAGCAAAATGGCAATATAGTTAATGCGCTTGTAAACATAAGCTTGATTAGTTCTGAGGCAGATGAAAAAATATGTTTGATTATTAAGAATCAAGCGGAATCTAGAATTCTGCCTGATTCTTTTGTTTCAGTAAACATATCTGAACGAGAGATATTCAACCAACAGGTAATAACGGCGATCGCCAATGCTAAAAGAAGCCAAAAGCTATTGGCAGTGATGTTTTGCCAGCTTAATTCCTTGACCGATATTCAAGCAATTATTGATACCGAAAAAGTCAATCAGTTGTTATATACTTTACAAGAAAGACTAAAAACCTGTTTACGTGCAGGAGATACGGTTATTCAGTGGCAGGAAAATAAGTTTGCTTTACTATTACCGCAAATTGTCAACGTCGAAGAAGTAGTCAAAATTAATCAAAGAATAAAAGAATTAATTGGGCAATCTTTCAAGATTGGCGAAACTAGAGTTAATGCCGATAGCACTATTGGTATTGCAATTTATCCTCAAGACGGTGATGAAGGGGAGATTTTATTAGCCAGTGCCAACACCGCATTAGAACGCGCTCGTCAAAACAAAAAGAGTTATCAGTTTTACGATGAAGCAATGAATTCTCAAGCTTTGGTAGCTTTAGAAATGGAAGCCTTGCTTAAACAAGGATTAGATAGACAAGAGTTTAGACTGTACTATCAGCCACAAATTAATGTTGACACTGGCAAACTAGAGGCTATTGAAGCTCTGTTACGTTGGCAACACCCAGAATTGGGCTTAGTTACTCCCACTAATTTTATTAAATCAGCCGAAAAGTCAAAATTAATTATACCAATTGGAGAATGGGCAATTCGCCAAGCCTGTAGCCAAAATAAGGCTTGGCAATCACAAGGATTACCATCAGCCAAAATTACGGTAAGTCTATCCTCTGTTCAATTTCAACAGCCTGATTTAACGCAAAAAATTGCCGAAATACTGGCAGAAACTGCTTTAGAACCTCAATTATTGGAGCTTGAGATTAGTGCCATTAGCTTAATGGAAAATGTAGATCATAGTAATTATATACTAAACCAGCTACATTCTTTAGGGGTGCATATCGCTGTTGATAGTTTTACAGCAGGATTTTCGACTCTGGAATATCTAAAACAGTTTCCCTTAAATACGCTGAAAATAGATCGTTTTCTGGTTCAACAATTAACTGATAATCCTCAAGATTTAGCAATTATAGCTGCATTAATAGAATTGGGTGAGGGATTTAACTTGAGAGTAGTGGCAGAAGGCGTAGAAACCCAAGAGCAAGTAGATTTGCTATGTCAATTGAATTGCCAACAAATGCAGGGCTATTGGTTTGGTCGTCCTCTAGCTGCGGATGAGGCCAGCAAACTGCTACAGATCTGTAATCATCCAGAGAATTTAGAAATTACAGAAAGCTCAGAACAAGAGATATCAGAAGATACTGACAGCATAATTGATCATAACTAG
- a CDS encoding M42 family metallopeptidase codes for MESNGSKPALDYDRLFDTIKELVLAHSPSGVEGEIDLELADRFTALNVEHYQDSAGNIIAKIPGKDADRAIAITAHKDEIGMIVKSIDPNGCLQVRRLGGSFPWVYGEGVVDILGDREVISGILSFGSRHVSHESPQKAQQLDTPLIWEDAWVETKCDLEELAALGVRPGTRVVVGKHRKQPFRLKDYIASYTLDNKASVAILLELAARIQNPPVDIYLVASAKEEVGAIGALYFTQNQKLEALIALEICPLADEYPIESGIAPVLLSQDSYGVYDEYLNAEIRLAATKANIPLQLAVIDGFGSDASIAMKFGHVCRGACLSFPTQNTHGYEIAHLGAIANCVEILAAYCMSI; via the coding sequence ATGGAAAGTAATGGTAGTAAACCAGCTTTAGATTACGATCGCCTTTTTGACACGATCAAGGAATTAGTTTTAGCTCATTCTCCTAGTGGCGTGGAAGGTGAAATAGATCTAGAGCTAGCCGATCGCTTTACTGCTTTGAATGTCGAACATTATCAGGACTCGGCAGGTAACATAATTGCCAAAATTCCTGGTAAAGATGCCGATCGGGCGATCGCAATTACTGCTCATAAGGATGAAATTGGCATGATCGTTAAATCCATTGATCCTAATGGCTGTTTACAGGTGCGCCGTTTAGGAGGCTCATTTCCCTGGGTATATGGAGAAGGAGTAGTAGATATCCTGGGCGATCGAGAAGTAATCAGCGGTATTTTATCTTTTGGTTCACGTCATGTTTCCCATGAGTCACCCCAAAAAGCGCAACAGCTAGATACTCCTTTGATCTGGGAGGATGCCTGGGTAGAAACTAAATGTGATTTAGAAGAACTAGCAGCTTTAGGAGTGCGTCCAGGGACAAGAGTAGTAGTGGGCAAACATCGCAAACAGCCTTTTCGTCTTAAGGACTATATTGCTAGCTATACTCTTGATAATAAAGCTTCTGTGGCTATTTTATTAGAATTGGCTGCCAGAATTCAAAACCCGCCTGTAGATATTTATTTAGTCGCCTCAGCCAAAGAAGAAGTAGGGGCAATTGGTGCATTGTACTTTACCCAAAACCAGAAGTTAGAGGCATTAATTGCCTTAGAAATTTGCCCTTTAGCCGATGAGTATCCGATTGAATCAGGAATAGCTCCAGTATTGCTCTCTCAAGATAGCTATGGTGTTTATGATGAATATCTTAATGCAGAAATTCGTCTGGCAGCTACTAAAGCTAATATTCCCCTTCAGCTAGCAGTTATTGATGGTTTTGGTAGTGATGCTTCGATCGCCATGAAGTTTGGTCATGTCTGTCGGGGAGCTTGTTTGAGTTTTCCAACTCAAAATACCCACGGTTATGAAATTGCTCATCTCGGTGCGATCGCTAACTGCGTTGAGATTTTAGCAGCTTATTGTATGAGTATCTAG